In a genomic window of Neisseria flavescens:
- the pflA gene encoding pyruvate formate lyase 1-activating protein, producing MSTTFAITPEPELKDLGHRHYNGKGIIHSIESCGAVDGPGLRYVLFLQGCLMRCLYCHNRDTWDLHTEQAQELDVATVMKQVMTYRHYLRATGGGVTATGGEPLLQYEFVRDWFTACREHDIHTCLDSNGYALHYDSILDDLLDHTNLVMLDLKQIDPEIHKVLVGIPNTKTLKFARYLAERNQPTRVRYVVVPGYTDDERSAHLLGEFIGDMDNVEMVELLPYHELGAHKWALCGDEYKLKGVHPPPKETILKIKEILESYGKNIIY from the coding sequence ATGTCCACGACTTTTGCCATTACCCCAGAGCCGGAACTGAAAGACCTTGGCCACCGCCACTACAACGGCAAAGGCATTATTCATTCGATTGAATCTTGCGGTGCTGTCGATGGTCCGGGTTTGCGCTACGTGCTTTTTTTGCAAGGTTGCCTGATGCGCTGCCTGTATTGCCATAATCGCGACACATGGGATCTTCATACCGAGCAGGCGCAGGAATTGGATGTGGCAACCGTGATGAAGCAGGTCATGACCTATCGTCATTATCTGCGTGCAACAGGCGGAGGCGTAACGGCAACAGGCGGCGAGCCATTATTGCAATATGAGTTTGTACGCGATTGGTTTACGGCCTGTCGGGAACATGATATCCATACCTGTCTCGACAGCAATGGCTATGCGCTGCACTATGATTCGATTTTGGATGATTTACTCGATCATACCAATTTGGTCATGCTCGACTTAAAACAAATCGATCCTGAAATTCATAAAGTGCTTGTCGGTATCCCAAATACCAAAACGCTGAAATTCGCGCGCTATCTTGCCGAACGCAATCAGCCGACGCGGGTACGTTATGTGGTTGTTCCAGGCTACACCGATGATGAGCGTTCGGCGCATTTATTGGGCGAGTTTATCGGTGATATGGATAATGTCGAAATGGTCGAGCTTTTGCCGTATCACGAATTGGGCGCGCATAAATGGGCTTTGTGCGGTGACGAATACAAATTAAAAGGCGTACATCCGCCGCCTAAAGAAACCATTTTGAAAATCAAAGAAATATTAGAGAGCTACGGAAAAAACATTATTTATTAA
- the fghA gene encoding S-formylglutathione hydrolase produces MKNSELHLLERRKMFNGHQERYRHFSQTCQTDMVFDVYLPPQVLKGYPAPVLYFLSGLNSDGSELVRQSGIQRFAAQWNIIVVFPDTSPRGQHVADSEEHYLGQGAGFYVNATEAPWVQHYQMESYISQELPDLIEHNFPVTKERSIAGFSMGGHGALHLALNYPGRYAAVSAFAPLCHPIDTEGGRQAFSAYLGQNVETWKRYDSTELLQTALHKLPVLIDVGSEDALYPEVLQPEGFVRSAREKGFNIQYKVRPGYGHDYFFIASFIDSHIEFHAQALGL; encoded by the coding sequence ATGAAAAATTCAGAATTGCATTTGCTGGAACGCAGAAAGATGTTTAACGGGCATCAGGAACGGTACCGCCACTTTTCTCAAACCTGCCAAACGGATATGGTGTTTGACGTTTATCTGCCACCACAAGTCTTAAAAGGCTATCCCGCTCCTGTTTTATATTTTCTTTCCGGCTTAAATAGTGATGGTTCTGAATTGGTTCGGCAAAGCGGAATCCAGCGTTTTGCGGCGCAATGGAATATTATCGTGGTTTTTCCGGATACCTCGCCACGTGGTCAGCATGTTGCCGACAGTGAGGAACATTATCTTGGACAGGGGGCCGGATTTTATGTTAACGCAACTGAAGCACCTTGGGTGCAGCATTACCAAATGGAAAGCTATATCAGCCAAGAATTGCCTGATTTGATTGAGCATAATTTCCCGGTAACGAAAGAGCGCAGCATTGCAGGTTTCAGCATGGGCGGGCATGGCGCGCTGCATTTGGCTTTGAACTATCCCGGTCGATATGCCGCGGTTTCCGCTTTTGCGCCTTTATGTCATCCTATCGATACGGAAGGCGGCAGGCAGGCGTTTTCAGCTTATTTGGGTCAAAACGTGGAAACATGGAAACGCTATGACAGTACCGAGCTGCTTCAGACGGCCTTGCATAAATTGCCTGTTTTGATTGATGTCGGCAGTGAAGATGCTTTGTATCCTGAAGTCCTGCAACCGGAAGGGTTTGTCCGCTCAGCACGCGAAAAAGGTTTCAATATCCAATATAAAGTACGCCCGGGCTATGGGCATGACTATTTCTTTATTGCCAGCTTTATCGATTCACATATTGAGTTTCACGCTCAGGCATTAGGGCTTTAA
- the pflB gene encoding formate C-acetyltransferase, producing MSNDVQQRPAAWEGFTGGNWETNVDVRDFIQKNYTPYEGDASFLAPATEATTKLWADVLEGIKVENRTHEPYKIDAQIISGITSHAPGYINKDLETIVGLQTDEPLKRSIMPFGGLKMVQDACKVYNVELNPEVSEIFTKYRKTHNQGVFDVYTPDIRRCRKSGVITGLPDAYGRGRIIGDYRRVALYGIDFLMKDKLNQFNSLQADLENGVDLEEVIRRREEINDQYKALSQMKEMAASYGYDISGPAKNAQEAIQWTYFAYLAAVKSQNGAAMSFGRVSSFLDIYIERDLKNGVITETQAQEFIDHLVMKLRMVRFLRTPEYDQLFSGDPIWATESIGGMGLDGRTLVTRTNFRVLHTLYNMGPSPEPNITVLWSEQLPQGFKEFCAKVSIDTSSIQYENDDLMRPDFNSDDYAIACCVSPMIVGKQMQFFGARANLAKTLLYAINGGVDEKSKDQVGPKTEPILDEVLDYDTVFTRMDQFMDWLATQYVTALNIIHYMHDKYSYEAALMALHDRDVIRTMACGIAGLSVAADSLSAIKYAKVKPVRDENGIAVDFEIEGEYPQFGNNDDRVDDIACDLVERFMKKVATHKTYRNATPTQSVLTITSNVVYGKKTGNTPDGRRAGAPFGPGANPMHGRDVNGAVASLTSVAKLPFEFAKDGISYTFSIIPGALGKDEHSRERNLAGLMDGYFHHEDGILEGGQHLNVNVLNRETLEDAMHNPEKYPQLTIRVSGYAVRFNSLTREQQLDVITRTFTETM from the coding sequence ATGTCAAATGATGTTCAGCAACGTCCAGCCGCTTGGGAAGGTTTTACTGGCGGTAACTGGGAAACCAACGTAGATGTTCGCGATTTTATTCAGAAAAACTACACGCCTTATGAAGGCGATGCTTCTTTCTTGGCACCTGCAACCGAAGCCACAACCAAACTGTGGGCGGACGTATTGGAAGGCATTAAAGTAGAAAACCGTACGCACGAGCCGTACAAAATCGACGCGCAAATCATATCCGGTATTACCAGCCACGCTCCAGGCTACATCAACAAAGATTTGGAAACCATCGTCGGCCTGCAAACAGACGAGCCTTTGAAACGCTCCATCATGCCGTTTGGCGGTTTGAAAATGGTGCAAGACGCGTGTAAAGTGTACAACGTTGAGCTGAACCCTGAAGTCAGCGAAATTTTCACCAAATACCGTAAAACCCATAACCAAGGCGTGTTTGACGTTTACACTCCCGACATCCGCCGTTGCCGCAAATCAGGCGTGATTACCGGTCTGCCGGATGCTTATGGCCGTGGCCGTATTATCGGTGACTACCGTCGTGTTGCATTGTACGGTATCGACTTCTTGATGAAAGACAAACTCAACCAGTTCAACTCACTGCAAGCCGATTTGGAAAACGGTGTGGACTTGGAAGAAGTGATCCGCCGCCGCGAAGAAATCAATGACCAATATAAAGCATTGAGCCAAATGAAAGAAATGGCGGCTTCTTACGGCTACGATATTTCCGGCCCTGCGAAAAATGCACAAGAAGCCATCCAATGGACTTACTTTGCCTACCTCGCTGCCGTTAAATCTCAAAATGGTGCAGCGATGTCTTTCGGCCGTGTATCTTCATTCTTGGACATCTACATCGAACGCGACCTGAAAAACGGTGTGATTACCGAAACCCAAGCGCAAGAATTCATTGACCACTTGGTGATGAAACTGCGTATGGTTCGTTTCCTGCGTACTCCGGAATACGATCAACTCTTCTCCGGCGACCCGATTTGGGCAACCGAATCTATCGGCGGTATGGGCTTGGACGGCCGTACCTTGGTAACACGCACCAACTTCCGTGTGTTGCACACCTTGTACAACATGGGCCCGTCTCCTGAGCCAAACATCACCGTGTTGTGGTCTGAACAACTGCCGCAAGGCTTTAAAGAGTTTTGCGCCAAAGTATCCATCGACACTTCGTCTATCCAATACGAAAACGACGACTTGATGCGTCCTGACTTCAATAGCGATGATTACGCTATTGCCTGCTGCGTCAGCCCGATGATTGTCGGCAAACAAATGCAGTTCTTCGGCGCCCGTGCGAATTTGGCAAAAACCTTGCTGTACGCAATCAACGGCGGTGTGGACGAAAAATCTAAAGACCAAGTCGGCCCGAAAACCGAACCGATTTTGGACGAAGTTTTGGATTACGATACCGTATTCACACGCATGGACCAATTCATGGATTGGTTGGCAACCCAATACGTTACCGCGTTGAACATCATTCACTACATGCACGACAAATACAGCTACGAAGCTGCATTGATGGCATTGCATGACCGTGATGTGATTCGTACGATGGCGTGTGGTATTGCCGGTCTGTCTGTGGCTGCCGACTCTCTGTCTGCCATTAAATACGCCAAAGTAAAACCGGTTCGTGACGAAAACGGCATTGCCGTTGACTTTGAAATCGAAGGCGAATACCCACAATTTGGTAACAACGACGACCGCGTTGACGATATCGCCTGCGATTTGGTTGAACGCTTCATGAAAAAAGTGGCAACCCACAAAACTTACCGCAACGCCACTCCGACTCAGTCCGTACTGACCATTACCTCCAACGTTGTTTACGGTAAGAAAACCGGTAATACTCCAGACGGCCGCCGTGCAGGCGCTCCGTTTGGTCCGGGGGCAAACCCAATGCACGGCCGTGACGTCAACGGTGCAGTCGCTTCATTGACTTCCGTAGCCAAACTGCCATTTGAGTTTGCCAAAGACGGTATTTCCTATACCTTCTCCATTATTCCTGGCGCGTTGGGTAAAGACGAGCATTCTCGCGAACGCAACCTTGCCGGTTTGATGGACGGTTATTTCCACCATGAAGACGGTATTTTGGAAGGCGGCCAACACTTGAACGTCAACGTATTGAATCGCGAGACTTTGGAAGATGCAATGCACAATCCGGAGAAATATCCGCAGTTGACCATTCGTGTGTCCGGTTATGCGGTTCGCTTCAACTCGCTGACCCGCGAGCAACAGCTTGACGTGATTACCCGTACATTCACAGAAACCATGTAA
- the recA gene encoding recombinase RecA — MSDEKSKALAAALAQIEKNFGKGSIMKMDGSQQEENLDVISTGSLGVDLALGVGGLPRGRVVEIFGPESSGKTTLCLEAIAQCQKNGGICAFIDAEHAFDPIYARKLGVKVEELYLSQPDTGEQALEICDTLVRSGGIDMVVVDSVAALVPKAEIEGEMGDSHVGLQARLMSQALRKLTGHIKRTNTLVVFINQIRMKIGVMFGSPETTTGGNALKFYASVRLDIRRTGQIKKGDDVIGNETKVKVIKNKVAPPFRQAEFDILYGEGISWEGELIDLGVKHDIVEKSGAWYSYNGAKIGQGKDNVRVWLKENPDIANEIDAKIRAAVGINVDITEGKLDDTDGERPEE, encoded by the coding sequence ATGTCAGACGAAAAAAGCAAAGCCTTAGCCGCCGCCCTTGCCCAAATCGAAAAAAACTTCGGCAAAGGCTCCATCATGAAAATGGACGGCAGCCAACAGGAAGAAAACCTTGATGTTATTTCCACCGGCTCCCTCGGCGTTGACTTGGCACTCGGCGTTGGCGGTCTGCCCCGCGGCCGCGTGGTTGAAATTTTCGGCCCGGAATCCTCCGGTAAAACCACACTCTGTCTCGAAGCAATTGCCCAATGCCAAAAAAATGGCGGCATCTGCGCATTCATCGATGCCGAGCATGCTTTTGACCCGATTTACGCCCGTAAACTCGGCGTAAAAGTCGAGGAACTCTATCTCTCCCAACCGGATACCGGCGAACAGGCATTGGAAATCTGCGATACCTTGGTACGCTCTGGCGGTATCGATATGGTCGTTGTCGACTCCGTAGCCGCACTTGTGCCTAAAGCCGAGATCGAAGGCGAAATGGGCGACAGCCACGTCGGCCTGCAAGCCCGCCTGATGAGCCAAGCCTTGCGTAAACTGACCGGCCACATCAAACGCACCAATACATTGGTTGTTTTCATTAACCAAATCCGTATGAAAATCGGCGTGATGTTCGGTAGCCCTGAAACCACAACCGGCGGTAACGCGCTCAAATTCTACGCCTCCGTCCGCCTCGACATCCGCCGTACCGGTCAGATTAAAAAAGGCGATGACGTTATTGGTAACGAAACCAAAGTCAAAGTCATCAAAAACAAAGTTGCGCCTCCATTCCGTCAAGCCGAATTCGATATTCTTTACGGCGAAGGCATCAGCTGGGAAGGCGAATTGATCGACTTGGGCGTTAAACATGACATCGTTGAAAAATCCGGTGCATGGTACAGCTACAACGGCGCAAAAATCGGCCAAGGTAAAGACAATGTACGCGTTTGGCTGAAAGAAAATCCTGATATCGCCAACGAAATCGATGCCAAAATCCGTGCGGCAGTCGGTATTAATGTCGATATTACCGAAGGCAAATTAGACGATACCGACGGCGAACGTCCTGAGGAATAA
- the aroA gene encoding 3-phosphoshikimate 1-carboxyvinyltransferase, producing the protein MTESIRLPASTLKPSTIALPGSKSISNRTLLLAALSDNVCEIHSLLKSDDTDRMLEALDKLGVQIESLPEGRLKVHGSGGRFPNQTADLFLGNAGTAFRPLTAALAVLGGDYHLHGVPRMHERPIGDLVDALRIAGADVQYLGNENYPPLQIGKRKDNGERVIPIKGNVSSQFLTALLMALPLTGQAFEIHMVGELISKPYIDITLKLMAQFGVDIINENYRVFKIPAGAKYHAPEHLYVEGDASSASYFLGAGLIAGTPIRVTGIGAHSIQGDVAFARELEKIGADVIWGENFVEISRPAERKIQAFDLDANHIPDAAMTLAIVALATKQPCTLRNIGSWRVKETDRIAAMATELRKLGAEVVEEAEAIHITPPETLTSDAVIDTYDDHRMAMCFSLASLLGVPVIINDPKCTHKTFPDYFQVFASLTK; encoded by the coding sequence ATGACCGAATCCATCCGCCTGCCCGCTTCTACACTCAAGCCTTCCACCATTGCCCTACCCGGATCCAAAAGCATCAGCAACCGCACGCTGCTCTTGGCCGCACTCTCCGACAACGTTTGCGAAATCCATTCTTTGCTCAAATCCGACGATACCGACCGAATGCTTGAAGCACTCGACAAACTCGGCGTACAAATTGAATCTTTACCTGAAGGCCGTCTGAAAGTTCATGGCAGCGGCGGCCGCTTTCCCAACCAAACCGCCGATTTATTTTTAGGCAACGCCGGTACGGCATTCCGCCCTTTGACTGCCGCGCTTGCCGTTTTGGGTGGCGACTATCATCTGCATGGCGTACCGCGTATGCACGAACGCCCCATTGGTGATTTGGTGGATGCGCTACGCATTGCAGGTGCGGACGTACAATATTTGGGCAATGAAAACTATCCGCCGCTTCAGATCGGCAAACGCAAAGACAACGGCGAGCGCGTTATTCCGATTAAAGGCAATGTTTCCAGCCAATTCCTGACCGCCCTGCTGATGGCTTTGCCCTTGACCGGACAAGCTTTTGAAATCCACATGGTAGGCGAATTGATTTCCAAACCTTATATCGACATCACGCTCAAGCTGATGGCGCAGTTCGGTGTGGACATCATCAATGAAAACTACCGTGTATTTAAAATCCCGGCCGGTGCCAAATATCATGCGCCCGAACATTTATATGTAGAAGGCGATGCATCCAGCGCGTCTTATTTCTTGGGCGCAGGCCTGATTGCGGGTACACCCATCCGCGTGACCGGCATCGGCGCGCACAGCATCCAAGGCGATGTTGCCTTCGCACGCGAACTGGAGAAAATCGGCGCAGATGTCATTTGGGGCGAAAATTTTGTTGAGATTTCCCGCCCGGCCGAGCGCAAGATTCAGGCTTTTGATTTGGATGCCAACCATATCCCTGATGCAGCCATGACCTTGGCTATCGTCGCACTGGCCACTAAGCAACCATGCACCCTGCGCAATATCGGCTCATGGCGCGTCAAAGAAACCGACCGTATCGCCGCCATGGCAACCGAACTGCGCAAACTGGGTGCAGAAGTCGTTGAAGAAGCCGAAGCCATCCATATCACGCCGCCCGAAACACTTACCTCCGATGCCGTCATCGATACTTATGACGACCACCGCATGGCCATGTGTTTCTCGCTGGCTTCGCTTTTAGGCGTCCCTGTCATCATCAACGACCCAAAATGTACGCATAAAACTTTCCCCGACTATTTCCAAGTTTTTGCATCATTGACCAAATGA
- a CDS encoding CoA pyrophosphatase produces the protein MNTDQLIHFLTQASRFSSRMQAERNQLVTAQTAKEAAVLVGMVLNEGTWQILLTKRAETLRQHTGQIAFAGGRKDAQDDSLTATALREVYEETAIPITAWQTFAPLPFYDTPSGYRVTPVPAICTQPVNPKANPDEVAEIFYLPLDFALNLKNYTFRQLHHNNQTLALPALPFRHYDIWGLTAIILYGLAERYQQYCQAFK, from the coding sequence ATGAATACCGACCAACTTATCCATTTCCTAACTCAAGCTTCACGCTTCAGCAGCCGTATGCAAGCAGAGCGCAATCAATTAGTTACCGCCCAAACAGCCAAAGAAGCAGCCGTTTTGGTCGGCATGGTTTTGAATGAAGGAACGTGGCAAATTTTACTGACCAAAAGGGCCGAAACCTTAAGGCAGCACACCGGACAAATCGCCTTTGCAGGCGGCCGTAAAGATGCCCAAGACGACAGCCTAACAGCAACGGCGTTAAGAGAAGTTTATGAAGAAACCGCCATTCCGATTACCGCATGGCAAACTTTTGCGCCGCTACCCTTTTATGACACGCCTTCCGGCTACCGTGTTACGCCTGTTCCGGCAATTTGCACCCAGCCCGTCAACCCCAAAGCCAATCCCGATGAAGTAGCAGAAATTTTTTATCTGCCTTTGGACTTCGCCTTAAACCTGAAAAACTACACATTCCGTCAACTTCATCACAACAATCAAACCCTCGCCCTCCCTGCCCTGCCTTTCCGACACTACGACATTTGGGGGCTGACAGCAATCATTCTATATGGACTGGCAGAACGTTATCAGCAATATTGCCAAGCTTTTAAATAA
- a CDS encoding adenylosuccinate synthase gives MAKNVVVIGAQWGDEGKGKIVDWLAEETSGVVRFQGGHNAGHTLVVGGKKTILRLIPSGILHETLDCFIGSGVVVSPEALLGEIDELNAAGVKNVEGRLKIAPTCPLILPYHIALDQAREASRGKSKIGTTGRGIGPAYEDKVARRAIRVVDLLHPEKLVEKLEAVLVYYNVQLQHLHNAEPVKIEDVMAVIEKVAPRITPMITDVSRVLNEKNRKGESLLFEGAQGTLLDIDYGTYPFVTSSNCLAGAASAGAGVGPQMLDYVLGIVKAYTTRVGSGPFPTELFDEVGAGLAERGHEFGSVTGRARRCGWFDAAALKRSIQVNGISGMCITKLDVMDGIENINICVGYELPDGSKTDILPCGSDAVETCKPIYETIPGWSESTFGVKEYDKLPENAKAYLKRIEEVCGAPVAIVSTGPDREETIVLHHPFA, from the coding sequence ATGGCTAAAAATGTTGTCGTAATCGGTGCCCAATGGGGTGATGAAGGCAAAGGTAAGATTGTTGACTGGCTGGCGGAAGAAACCAGCGGTGTAGTACGTTTCCAAGGCGGCCACAATGCCGGCCATACTTTGGTCGTCGGTGGCAAAAAAACCATTTTGCGCCTGATTCCAAGCGGCATTTTGCATGAGACTTTGGACTGCTTCATCGGCTCAGGTGTTGTCGTTTCTCCTGAAGCATTGTTGGGCGAAATCGACGAATTGAACGCTGCCGGTGTGAAAAACGTTGAAGGCCGTCTGAAAATTGCGCCAACCTGCCCATTGATTCTGCCTTACCACATTGCGCTTGACCAAGCTCGCGAAGCTTCCCGCGGTAAAAGCAAAATCGGTACAACCGGTCGCGGCATCGGCCCAGCCTATGAAGATAAAGTTGCCCGTCGCGCGATTCGCGTGGTGGACTTGTTGCACCCTGAAAAACTGGTTGAAAAACTGGAAGCCGTTTTGGTTTATTACAATGTTCAGTTGCAACACCTGCACAATGCCGAGCCGGTCAAAATTGAAGATGTGATGGCGGTTATTGAAAAAGTTGCACCGCGCATTACACCGATGATTACTGATGTTTCCCGTGTTTTGAACGAGAAAAACCGCAAAGGCGAAAGCCTGTTGTTTGAAGGCGCGCAAGGTACGTTGTTGGATATCGACTACGGTACTTATCCGTTTGTAACTTCCTCCAACTGCTTGGCAGGTGCCGCTTCTGCGGGTGCAGGCGTAGGTCCGCAAATGCTGGATTACGTTTTGGGTATTGTTAAAGCCTATACTACCCGCGTGGGTTCCGGCCCATTCCCGACTGAATTGTTTGACGAAGTGGGCGCAGGCTTGGCTGAGCGCGGTCATGAATTCGGTTCCGTAACCGGTCGTGCGCGTCGTTGTGGCTGGTTTGACGCGGCTGCTCTGAAACGCTCTATTCAAGTTAACGGCATTTCCGGCATGTGCATTACCAAGCTGGACGTGATGGACGGTATTGAGAACATCAATATTTGCGTAGGTTATGAATTGCCTGATGGCAGCAAAACCGACATTCTGCCTTGCGGCTCCGATGCGGTAGAAACCTGCAAACCGATTTACGAAACCATACCGGGTTGGAGCGAGTCGACTTTCGGCGTGAAAGAGTACGACAAGCTGCCTGAAAACGCTAAAGCTTATCTGAAACGTATTGAAGAAGTGTGCGGTGCGCCTGTGGCTATTGTTTCAACCGGTCCTGACCGTGAGGAAACCATCGTTTTGCATCATCCGTTTGCTTAA
- a CDS encoding proline--tRNA ligase → MKASQFFISTLKEAPAEAALASHKLMIRAGLIKANASGLYTWMPMGLRVLRKVENIVREEMARAGSVELLMPVVQPAELWQESGRWEFYGKELLRLKDRHDRDFCMGPTCEEVIADIVRKEVNSYKQLPKNFYHIQTKFRDEVRPRFGVMRAREFVMKDAYSFHADYASLQTTYQDMYDAYCRIFARLGLEFRPVAADTGSIGGTGSHEFQVLAESGEDVIAYSDTSDYAANIELAPTLPLKGERAAAQAELTKVHTPNVKTIESLVEFLNIPVEQTLKSIVVEGENEGELVLLLLRGDHEFNDIKAEKLAGVKSPLTMASPAAIVEQFGANGGSLGPVNFKGKVYADFATEKGADWVIGANEDDYHYTGFNFGRDAAEPEFVDLRNVIEGDISPDEQGRLKLARGIEVGHVFQLRNKYTQAMNVSFLDNNGKSQIMEMGCYGIGITRVVAAAIEQNNDEKGIVWTKAMAPFEVVIVPMNYKKSEAVREAADKIYAELLAAGADVLLDDRDERAGVLLNDSELLGIPHRIVIGDRALKEGNVEYAERRDNQAQAVAISEVVAKVLAALNA, encoded by the coding sequence ATGAAAGCCTCCCAGTTCTTCATTTCTACCCTTAAAGAAGCCCCTGCCGAAGCCGCACTTGCCAGCCACAAGCTGATGATTCGTGCCGGTTTGATCAAAGCCAACGCATCCGGTCTTTATACTTGGATGCCGATGGGTCTGCGCGTATTGCGCAAAGTTGAAAATATCGTGCGCGAAGAAATGGCCCGCGCGGGTAGCGTGGAGCTGCTGATGCCGGTGGTACAACCTGCCGAACTGTGGCAGGAATCCGGCCGCTGGGAGTTTTACGGTAAAGAACTGCTGCGCCTGAAAGACCGTCATGACCGTGATTTCTGCATGGGTCCGACTTGTGAAGAAGTCATTGCCGACATCGTGCGCAAAGAAGTCAACAGCTACAAACAACTGCCGAAAAACTTTTACCACATCCAAACCAAATTCCGCGATGAAGTGCGCCCACGCTTCGGTGTGATGCGTGCGCGCGAGTTCGTCATGAAAGATGCTTATTCCTTCCATGCCGACTATGCCTCGCTTCAGACGACCTATCAAGATATGTATGACGCTTACTGCCGTATCTTTGCCCGTTTGGGTTTGGAATTTCGTCCTGTTGCTGCGGATACCGGCAGCATCGGCGGTACCGGCTCTCACGAATTCCAAGTATTGGCTGAAAGCGGCGAAGACGTTATTGCATATAGCGACACTTCCGATTACGCCGCCAATATCGAGTTGGCACCAACTTTGCCGCTTAAAGGCGAACGTGCAGCTGCTCAGGCCGAGTTGACCAAAGTACATACGCCAAACGTCAAAACCATTGAGTCTTTGGTTGAATTCCTGAATATTCCGGTTGAACAAACCCTCAAATCCATTGTGGTTGAAGGCGAAAACGAAGGCGAACTCGTCCTGTTGCTGTTGCGTGGCGACCATGAATTTAACGACATCAAGGCAGAAAAACTGGCCGGCGTGAAATCGCCACTAACCATGGCGAGCCCTGCCGCAATTGTTGAACAGTTCGGCGCAAACGGCGGCTCTCTCGGCCCTGTCAACTTCAAAGGTAAAGTCTATGCCGATTTCGCCACCGAAAAAGGCGCAGACTGGGTGATTGGCGCGAATGAAGACGACTACCACTATACCGGCTTCAACTTCGGCCGCGATGCTGCCGAGCCTGAATTTGTCGATTTGCGCAATGTCATCGAAGGCGACATCAGCCCTGATGAACAAGGCCGTCTGAAACTGGCGCGCGGTATTGAAGTCGGTCACGTTTTCCAATTGCGCAACAAATATACCCAAGCCATGAATGTCAGCTTCTTGGACAATAACGGCAAATCCCAAATCATGGAAATGGGCTGCTACGGTATCGGTATTACCCGCGTTGTGGCTGCTGCCATCGAGCAAAACAACGACGAAAAAGGCATTGTTTGGACCAAAGCAATGGCACCGTTTGAAGTCGTTATTGTGCCGATGAACTACAAAAAATCTGAAGCCGTACGCGAAGCCGCCGACAAAATCTATGCCGAGCTTTTGGCTGCCGGTGCGGATGTTTTGCTGGATGACCGCGACGAACGTGCGGGCGTATTGCTGAATGACTCCGAGCTGTTGGGTATTCCTCACCGCATCGTAATCGGCGATCGTGCTTTGAAAGAAGGCAATGTCGAATATGCTGAACGCCGTGACAATCAGGCTCAAGCCGTTGCGATATCAGAAGTTGTCGCCAAGGTTTTGGCCGCATTGAACGCTTAA